Proteins from one Paenibacillus amylolyticus genomic window:
- a CDS encoding class I SAM-dependent methyltransferase, which yields MNERIIRDLIKYMDVEDNAAIQYIQTEHRMKLGHFWGIQEGSRVLEIGCGQGDTTAVLAHLVGEQGYVHGVDIAPEDYGTPLTVGEAAAKLQRSPLGDRIRMDYHFDILSDQAQFAENEFDVIVLSHCSWYLKSFDELARILRKVRRWGHQLCFAEWDARVTDVSQLSHWLSVLIQSQVECYKENSFSNVRTLFTPEDIQELVHAAGWRIKEEASIHSPELQDGRWETKMTLAEAPEELERLPIPDKVKTLLLSELKLLRTHQASGLESPMGTYAIVANKQ from the coding sequence ATGAATGAAAGGATCATCAGAGACCTTATTAAGTATATGGACGTGGAGGACAACGCCGCCATTCAGTATATTCAGACCGAACATCGGATGAAACTGGGACACTTTTGGGGAATACAGGAAGGTAGCCGCGTGCTGGAAATCGGTTGTGGTCAGGGAGATACAACGGCTGTGCTTGCACATCTGGTGGGGGAGCAGGGATACGTTCATGGTGTAGATATTGCTCCAGAGGATTATGGTACACCGCTGACCGTAGGCGAAGCAGCTGCCAAGTTGCAGAGATCGCCGCTGGGTGATCGAATTCGAATGGATTATCATTTTGACATTTTAAGCGATCAAGCCCAATTTGCCGAGAATGAGTTTGATGTGATCGTACTTTCCCATTGTTCCTGGTACTTGAAGTCGTTTGACGAACTGGCCCGGATTCTTCGCAAAGTTAGGAGGTGGGGGCATCAGTTATGTTTTGCCGAATGGGATGCACGCGTTACAGATGTGAGCCAGCTCTCGCATTGGTTATCTGTTCTGATTCAGTCCCAGGTCGAATGTTACAAGGAGAACAGCTTCTCCAATGTGCGTACGCTTTTCACACCGGAGGATATCCAAGAACTAGTGCATGCGGCAGGTTGGAGGATCAAGGAAGAGGCTTCTATCCATTCTCCTGAGCTGCAGGATGGTCGCTGGGAAACGAAAATGACACTGGCAGAAGCGCCTGAAGAACTGGAACGGCTTCCGATCCCGGACAAAGTAAAAACGCTTCTTCTTTCCGAACTGAAATTACTCAGAACACATCAAGCCTCTGGGCTTGAAAGCCCAATGGGTACCTATGCCATTGTTGCCAACAAACAGTAA
- the galU gene encoding UTP--glucose-1-phosphate uridylyltransferase GalU: MRIKKAVIPAAGLGTRFLPATKAQPKEMLPIVDKPAIQYIVEEAVQSGIENILIVTGRNKKSIEDHFDKSVELEHSLSAKGKQSLLEEVQAISEMANIHFIRQKEPLGLGHAIGCARQFVGDDAFAVLLGDDIMVSDPPALAQMVHLYEKTGNQIIGVRQVDAANVSKYGIIDSNGVEDRVHRVTNLVEKPSLEQAPSRTAVMGRYILKPSIFPILDQIERGAGGEYQLTDALKEVSQVEELLALELEGHRYDIGDQFGYIQAILEIGLMRKELQPMLTPYLQKLATQWA; the protein is encoded by the coding sequence ATGCGAATTAAAAAAGCAGTTATTCCGGCAGCGGGTCTCGGCACCCGTTTCCTGCCAGCAACGAAAGCACAGCCGAAAGAGATGTTACCCATCGTGGATAAACCGGCTATCCAATATATTGTTGAAGAAGCGGTGCAGTCAGGCATTGAGAACATCCTCATTGTGACCGGACGCAACAAAAAATCTATTGAGGATCATTTTGATAAATCAGTTGAACTTGAACATTCGTTATCCGCCAAGGGCAAACAGTCTTTGTTGGAAGAGGTGCAAGCGATCAGCGAGATGGCCAATATTCATTTTATTCGTCAAAAGGAACCGCTGGGTCTGGGGCATGCCATTGGGTGTGCACGGCAGTTTGTAGGCGACGATGCCTTCGCAGTACTGCTTGGCGATGACATTATGGTGTCTGATCCGCCAGCTCTTGCACAGATGGTTCATCTCTATGAAAAGACAGGCAACCAGATCATCGGTGTCCGTCAGGTAGACGCGGCAAATGTGAGCAAATATGGCATTATTGATTCAAATGGTGTAGAGGACCGGGTTCACCGAGTCACCAATCTGGTCGAAAAGCCCTCCCTTGAACAAGCACCATCCCGAACAGCGGTAATGGGAAGATACATTCTTAAACCTTCCATTTTTCCAATCCTTGATCAGATTGAGAGAGGGGCTGGAGGGGAATATCAGTTAACGGATGCCTTGAAAGAAGTGAGTCAAGTGGAGGAACTGTTGGCCCTTGAACTGGAGGGACATCGCTACGACATTGGTGATCAATTCGGATATATTCAGGCAATCTTGGAGATTGGACTGATGCGCAAGGAATTACAGCCCATGCTGACCCCCTATCTTCAGAAGCTTGCAACCCAATGGGCATAG